From a region of the Triticum aestivum cultivar Chinese Spring chromosome 7D, IWGSC CS RefSeq v2.1, whole genome shotgun sequence genome:
- the LOC123166079 gene encoding uncharacterized protein (The sequence of the model RefSeq protein was modified relative to this genomic sequence to represent the inferred CDS: added 2 bases not found in genome assembly), giving the protein MGGGVKAKDKFRFGSTKVSPLPTVNAEEVAAAAAAKGKKSRAKKAASRIDLDKAESLAFEAKMKAREAARVAKAKAEEAEEAARIAKAKAEEAEEAARAAKADAEAAAKAIEAAEEARLLYEKEMEWAQCEEELDASMFRGRWNQQHARHGATFPEITSIPPMRYTYPTPEEKVYIKTAETLQIVSLKIVSINDDSLRWPLQVFGMVAVRDILDHKRNIIFQRQRNNCQIINKNDPYLALTGPSRAVAVSMEPSHIEVSLKVKGTTKSDDKDLSELVLNFRSGCVLSDVYPSRISTIEFKYDHIMCAVEATIRIKVTGGSWPDGFRGMFTAYNTRADDLKVKLLDFGDGGLPVGADGMVKLSRSVVSVGLEEMLKVSAMAYPINDDEVADSSEVALKPEMAGITPPGFVLTVGSCSMEVSVAWSLFRRRF; this is encoded by the exons GGGTGGCGGGGTTAAAGCCAAGGACAAGTTCCGCTTTGGCTCGACCAAGGTTTCTCCCTTGCCTACGGTGAATGCCGAAGAAgtggctgctgctgccgctgccaagGGGAAGAAATCCAGGGCGAAGAAGGCTGCGTCGCGGATAGACTTGGACAAGGCTGAATCCCTTGCGTTTGAAGCCAAGATGAAGGCGAGGGAGGCTGCCAGGGTAGCCAAGGCCAAGGCCGAGGAGGCCGAAGAAGCTGCCAGGATAGCCAAGGCCAAGGCCGAGGAGGCTGAAGAAGCCGCCCGGGCCGCCAAGGCGGATGCTGAGGCGGCCGCCAAGGCGATAGAAGCCGCAGAAGAGGCGAGGCTTCTCTATGAGAAGGAGATGGAGTGGGCGCAGTGCGAGGAAGAATTGGACGCCTCCATGTTCCGCGGCCGCTGGAACCAACAGCACGCCCGCCACGGCGCCACCTTCCCGGAAATCA CATCTATCCCACCTATGCGTTACACTTACCCTACTCCCGAGGAGAAGGTCTACATCAAGACCGCGGAAACTCTGCAGATCGTTTCTCTCAAAATCGTGTCAATCAATGACGACTCTTTACGCTGGCCACTGCAAGTGTTTGGTATGGTTGCCGTGCGTGATATCTTGGATCACAAGCGCAACATTATCTTCCAGCGACAGAGGAATAACTGCCAAATCATCAATAAGAAT GATCCGTATCTAGCATTGACAGGCCCCAGCCGTGCTGTTGCTGTGTCGATGGAACCTTCGCACATTGAGGTTTCGCTGAAAGTGAAGGGGACCACTAAATCTGATGATAAAGACCTAAGCGAGCTAGTTTTGAATTTTAGATCTGGATGCGTGCTTAGTGACGTTTACCCTAGCAGGATTAGCACAATTGAATTTAAATACGATCACATTATGTGCGCTGTGGAGGCCACGATCCGCATAAAAGTCACTGGTGGGTCTTGGCCAGATGGTTTTCGAGGTATGTTTACTGCCTACAACACTAGAGCTGATGACCTGAAAGTCAAGTTACTTGATTTTGGAGATGGTGGATTGCCTGTTGGTGCTGATGGCATGGTCAAGCTCTCACGCAGTGTGGTTTCGGTTGGCCTTGAGGAGATGCTCAAAGTCTCTGCCATGGCATATCCTATTAACGATGATGAAGTTGCTGATAGCAGTGAGGTAGCCTTAAAACCTGAGATGGCTGGTATAACTCCCCCAGGTTTTGTGCTGACGGTTGGCTCATGTAGTATGGAAGTGAGTGTTGCCTGGTCCCTTTTCCGTCGTCGATTCTGA